From Streptomyces sp. TLI_053, a single genomic window includes:
- a CDS encoding serine hydrolase domain-containing protein gives MDHAHPDHHGWADEGYGAVADAFARNYADFPELGSAVTVHVGGRKVVELWGGVADERTGRPWQSDTLVPVFSCAKALVSLSAHLLAQQGRLDLDAPIATYWPEFARHGKEAITTRMVLSHRAGIPVLDASPTFEEIAAWTPVVRAIEDQKPLWEPGTAHEYHGHVFGFAIGEVIRRITGLTPGAWFRATLAEPLGLDAHLGLPVTELPRLARLAEAEGRRPMPGPEHLLTRIVTMNGTLVFPGLDEPHGWNDPALHTIELPGAGAVATATGLSATLAAAVTGLDGTPPLLTPATVADATRELTSGPGHLGFDMGARWGSGFLLPSPAFRPMLTPTSFGNDGAGGQFTFADPTASLTFAYTTNRMIGHADPRADNLVAALPRP, from the coding sequence ATGGACCACGCTCACCCCGACCACCACGGCTGGGCCGACGAGGGCTACGGCGCGGTCGCCGACGCCTTCGCCCGCAACTACGCCGACTTCCCGGAGCTCGGCTCGGCCGTCACCGTCCACGTCGGCGGCCGCAAGGTGGTCGAACTGTGGGGCGGCGTCGCCGACGAACGCACCGGCCGGCCCTGGCAGTCGGACACCCTGGTCCCGGTCTTCTCCTGCGCCAAGGCCCTGGTCTCCCTCTCCGCCCACCTGCTCGCCCAGCAGGGCCGCCTCGACCTGGACGCGCCGATCGCCACCTACTGGCCCGAGTTCGCGCGCCACGGCAAGGAGGCGATCACCACCCGCATGGTGCTCTCCCACCGCGCCGGCATCCCCGTCCTCGACGCCTCCCCGACCTTCGAGGAGATCGCCGCCTGGACCCCCGTCGTCCGCGCCATCGAGGACCAGAAGCCCCTCTGGGAGCCCGGCACCGCCCACGAGTACCACGGCCACGTCTTCGGTTTCGCGATCGGCGAGGTGATCCGCCGCATCACCGGCCTCACCCCGGGCGCATGGTTCCGCGCCACCCTCGCCGAACCCCTCGGCCTGGACGCCCACCTGGGCCTCCCCGTCACCGAACTCCCCCGCCTGGCCCGCCTCGCCGAGGCCGAGGGCCGCCGCCCGATGCCCGGCCCCGAGCACCTGCTCACCCGCATCGTCACCATGAACGGCACCCTGGTCTTCCCCGGCCTCGACGAACCGCACGGCTGGAACGACCCCGCCCTGCACACGATCGAACTCCCCGGCGCGGGCGCCGTCGCCACCGCCACCGGCCTCTCCGCCACCCTCGCCGCCGCCGTCACCGGCCTCGACGGCACCCCGCCACTCCTCACCCCCGCCACCGTCGCCGACGCCACCCGCGAACTCACCTCCGGCCCCGGCCACCTGGGCTTCGACATGGGCGCCCGCTGGGGCTCCGGCTTCCTCCTCCCCTCCCCCGCCTTCCGCCCCATGCTCACCCCCACCAGCTTCGGCAACGACGGCGCCGGCGGCCAGTTCACCTTCGCCGACCCCACCGCCTCCCTCACCTTCGCCTACACCACCAACCGCATGATCGGCCACGCCGACCCCCGCGCCGACAACCTCGTGGCGGCCCTGCCCCGCCCTTGA
- a CDS encoding aldo/keto reductase, protein MEFTHLGRTGLTVSRLCLGTMNFGPHTEESDAHLIMDSAHERGINFFDTSNSYGRDSEGNHKGRTEEIIGRWLAKGDGRRERTVLATKAYAPMGDWPNEGRLSALAIRRSVEASLRRLGTDHIDLYQMHHIDRDTPWEEIWQAMEVLVAQGKIIYVGSSNFAGWHLAQAQEAARARHFLGLVSEQSLYNLLDRTIELEVIPAVEHYGLGLLPWSPLRSGVLGGVLRKEREGTRVRGGLPHAGEILAANRDRIQAYEDLADELGEHPADLALAWLLSRPVVTAPIVGPRTLDHLDAAVHALDIKLDDDLLARLDVLFPGRKPAPEDYAW, encoded by the coding sequence ATGGAGTTCACCCACCTCGGCCGCACCGGCCTCACCGTTTCCCGACTCTGCCTGGGCACCATGAACTTCGGCCCGCACACCGAGGAGTCGGATGCCCACCTGATCATGGACAGCGCCCACGAACGGGGCATCAACTTCTTCGACACCTCGAACAGTTACGGCCGCGACTCCGAGGGCAACCACAAGGGTCGCACCGAGGAGATCATCGGCCGCTGGCTCGCCAAGGGCGACGGCCGCCGCGAGCGGACCGTGCTCGCCACCAAGGCGTACGCGCCGATGGGCGACTGGCCGAACGAGGGGCGGCTCTCCGCCCTCGCGATCCGCCGCTCCGTCGAGGCCAGCCTGCGCCGGCTGGGCACCGACCACATCGACCTCTACCAGATGCACCACATCGACCGGGACACGCCCTGGGAGGAGATCTGGCAGGCGATGGAGGTCCTGGTCGCCCAGGGCAAGATCATCTACGTCGGCTCCAGCAACTTCGCCGGCTGGCACCTCGCCCAGGCCCAGGAGGCCGCCAGGGCGCGGCACTTCCTCGGCCTGGTCAGCGAGCAGTCCCTCTACAACCTGCTGGACCGGACGATCGAACTGGAGGTGATCCCCGCCGTCGAGCACTACGGGCTCGGCCTGCTGCCGTGGTCCCCGCTGCGCAGCGGCGTGCTGGGCGGCGTGCTGCGCAAGGAGCGGGAGGGCACCCGGGTCCGGGGCGGCCTCCCGCACGCGGGCGAGATCCTGGCGGCCAACCGGGACCGCATCCAGGCGTACGAGGACCTCGCCGACGAACTCGGCGAGCACCCCGCCGACCTCGCCCTCGCGTGGCTGCTCTCGCGTCCCGTCGTGACCGCCCCGATCGTCGGCCCGCGTACCCTCGATCACCTCGACGCGGCGGTGCACGCGCTGGACATCAAGCTCGACGACGACCTGCTCGCGCGCCTGGACGTTCTCTTCCCGGGGCGGAAGCCGGCTCCGGAGGACTACGCCTGGTAG
- a CDS encoding serine/threonine-protein kinase — MAAVSGALIGGRYQLVELIGQGGMGRVWRGWDTTLGRDVAVKEVLLPQGVTEAEREQLVQRVLREARAAARLNHPGIITVHDVVEYEGAPVIVMEFVTGASLAAAVARGGALPVARVAELGAAMVKALQQAHAAGIVHRDLKPDNVLLMGDRVILTDFGIAHMADATTALTRTGAVIGTPAYMAPEQLEGRPAAPANDLWALGATLYSAVEGEAPFSGETFGALCVAVVTKEPRPAVRAGALAPLLGALLAKDPAARPTAEQALAALEAVARAGGVAGGGAAGGAPGGAFGPPPVMSGGVPLGPVRIPPQVGPGPLATPRPTGGFPQGGWQDPVAAGWGIPTAAPAAGSAPAPAAPAVQAAPVPERSGPSPAVAVLVRFIGCLALIWLVGSVLPWNYLDQLPDRFASLALAITGVLALTNALPRPRRHPALVWVAAVVADFGLWYLTCTLLEVKYGGWLTAFGELPWQIAVNMLLLGTGAWLLWMFVPGSRRR, encoded by the coding sequence GTGGCAGCGGTGAGCGGGGCACTGATCGGGGGCCGGTACCAGCTCGTGGAGCTGATCGGCCAGGGTGGCATGGGGCGGGTCTGGCGGGGGTGGGACACCACGTTGGGCCGGGACGTCGCCGTGAAGGAGGTGCTGCTGCCGCAGGGCGTCACGGAGGCGGAGCGGGAGCAGCTCGTGCAGCGGGTGCTGCGGGAGGCGCGGGCCGCGGCGCGGTTGAACCATCCCGGGATCATCACCGTGCACGACGTGGTCGAGTACGAGGGTGCTCCGGTGATCGTGATGGAGTTCGTCACGGGGGCGTCGCTGGCGGCGGCCGTCGCGCGGGGCGGTGCGTTGCCGGTGGCGCGGGTGGCGGAGTTGGGTGCGGCGATGGTGAAGGCGCTCCAGCAGGCGCACGCGGCGGGCATCGTGCACCGGGACCTCAAGCCGGACAATGTGCTGCTGATGGGCGACCGGGTGATCCTGACGGACTTCGGGATCGCGCACATGGCGGACGCGACCACGGCGCTGACCAGGACCGGGGCGGTGATCGGCACGCCCGCGTACATGGCGCCGGAGCAGTTGGAGGGCCGGCCCGCCGCGCCCGCGAACGACCTGTGGGCGTTGGGCGCGACGCTGTACTCGGCGGTGGAGGGCGAGGCGCCGTTCAGCGGGGAGACCTTCGGGGCGCTGTGCGTGGCGGTGGTGACGAAGGAGCCGCGGCCGGCGGTGCGGGCGGGGGCGTTGGCGCCGTTGTTGGGCGCGCTGTTGGCCAAGGACCCAGCGGCGCGGCCGACGGCGGAGCAGGCGTTGGCCGCACTGGAGGCGGTGGCGCGGGCAGGGGGTGTGGCTGGGGGAGGGGCAGCGGGAGGGGCACCGGGAGGGGCGTTCGGGCCGCCGCCGGTGATGTCCGGGGGTGTGCCGCTGGGGCCGGTGCGGATCCCGCCGCAGGTCGGGCCCGGGCCGCTGGCGACGCCCCGGCCGACGGGCGGGTTCCCGCAGGGGGGCTGGCAGGATCCGGTGGCGGCGGGGTGGGGGATTCCCACGGCGGCGCCGGCGGCGGGATCCGCACCGGCCCCAGCGGCACCGGCCGTACAGGCAGCACCGGTACCGGAACGGTCCGGGCCGAGTCCGGCGGTGGCGGTGCTGGTGCGCTTCATCGGCTGTCTGGCGCTGATCTGGCTGGTCGGCTCGGTCCTGCCGTGGAACTACCTCGACCAACTGCCGGACAGGTTCGCGTCGCTGGCATTGGCCATCACCGGCGTCCTGGCACTGACCAACGCCCTGCCCCGGCCGCGCCGGCACCCGGCGCTGGTGTGGGTCGCGGCCGTCGTCGCGGACTTCGGCCTCTGGTACCTCACCTGCACCCTGCTGGAGGTCAAGTACGGCGGCTGGCTGACGGCGTTCGGCGAGCTGCCGTGGCAGATCGCCGTCAACATGCTCCTGCTGGGCACGGGTGCCTGGCTGCTCTGGATGTTCGTCCCGGGCAGCCGCCGCCGGTAG